One Gemmatimonadales bacterium genomic region harbors:
- a CDS encoding sigma-54-dependent Fis family transcriptional regulator gives MRVLLLDADESLKHTVAPYLEDVGYEVAFRRDPDAALLEAQACGIRLILCDLALPGEGGLTFLRRYRAGGGTGVVLVSGGPGESALASAALREGADGFLRKPSLPEEVLLALRQTEERDRLRHEVATLRATIGSKGLEPMVIAEDARMRSILEVAARAAASDHAVLITGERGTGKALLARAMHRFSRRGDGAFVAIDCPATPDFFGSDDAALNPADPQSVWRSASRGTLLLEEVEGLSPESQRSLVSRLGHRNGRNGRPTELVIASDSDVRLMATAEKRLDRLVHEGLIQVDLAERIGTTTLDIPALRERRDDIPALVTHFLQQVAAKTGRPISITPQAMAALVSYSWPGNVRELRQVVERAAVLSSTGKLDRSDFPVLVSTAPTTRPGGTELPLKEQVEAFEREVILRALAACGGTRREAAKVLQLSLRTLFYKLNRYGLA, from the coding sequence ATGCGGGTACTGCTGCTCGACGCCGACGAATCTCTCAAACACACGGTTGCGCCGTACCTCGAAGACGTCGGGTACGAAGTCGCATTTCGACGGGATCCGGACGCAGCCCTTCTGGAAGCCCAGGCCTGCGGTATCCGACTGATCCTCTGTGACCTTGCCCTACCGGGTGAGGGCGGCCTGACCTTCCTGCGGCGCTATCGAGCCGGCGGCGGAACGGGCGTCGTCCTGGTGTCGGGTGGGCCCGGTGAGTCGGCTCTGGCAAGCGCAGCGCTGCGTGAAGGTGCGGACGGCTTTCTGCGCAAACCGTCACTCCCTGAAGAAGTTCTCCTCGCGCTTCGGCAGACCGAAGAGCGCGACCGGCTCCGCCACGAAGTCGCGACCCTGCGCGCCACCATCGGCTCCAAGGGTCTCGAACCCATGGTCATTGCCGAGGATGCGCGGATGCGTTCGATCCTCGAGGTGGCTGCGCGGGCAGCGGCGTCGGATCACGCCGTACTGATTACCGGCGAACGCGGTACCGGCAAGGCTCTCCTGGCGCGAGCGATGCACCGATTCAGCCGGCGCGGCGATGGCGCCTTCGTGGCCATCGATTGCCCCGCGACTCCCGACTTCTTCGGCAGCGATGACGCTGCGCTCAATCCGGCCGATCCCCAGAGCGTCTGGCGCTCGGCCAGTCGTGGCACCCTGCTCCTGGAAGAGGTGGAGGGGCTGTCGCCCGAGAGCCAACGTTCTCTGGTCAGCCGATTGGGACATCGGAACGGCCGTAACGGGCGCCCGACCGAGCTCGTGATCGCGTCCGATAGCGACGTTCGGCTGATGGCTACGGCCGAGAAACGGCTCGATCGTCTGGTGCATGAAGGCCTGATCCAGGTCGACCTGGCCGAACGGATTGGCACCACCACGCTCGACATCCCGGCCCTCCGTGAACGTCGTGACGATATCCCGGCGCTGGTCACGCATTTCCTGCAGCAGGTGGCGGCCAAGACCGGTCGGCCGATCAGCATCACGCCCCAGGCCATGGCGGCCCTGGTGTCCTACTCATGGCCAGGCAACGTGCGCGAGCTGCGGCAGGTGGTCGAACGCGCTGCGGTGCTGAGCAGCACAGGCAAGCTCGATCGCTCTGATTTTCCGGTGCTCGTCAGCACCGCGCCAACGACCCGTCCCGGCGGTACCGAATTGCCGCTCAAGGAACAGGTCGAGGCGTTCGAGCGCGAGGTCATCCTTCGGGCGCTCGCCGCCTGCGGCGGAACTCGACGCGAGGCCGCCAAGGTGCTGCAGCTCAGCTTACGGACTCTCTTCTACAAGCTCAACCGGTACGGGCTCGCCTGA
- a CDS encoding prepilin-type N-terminal cleavage/methylation domain-containing protein, protein MPKSRAGFSLLEVMTAVVMLAIASIVALKASVETGHAVAIGRRWTAMARAVDTELARLERGYRMARPNCLVPGSGSGYTPDGVGLVWSVRGDSTLIELSIEARARAAGRVLVDSVRTRVSCR, encoded by the coding sequence ATGCCCAAGTCGCGCGCGGGGTTCAGCCTTCTCGAAGTCATGACGGCGGTGGTGATGCTGGCCATCGCGTCGATCGTGGCGCTCAAGGCGTCGGTCGAAACCGGTCACGCGGTGGCCATCGGCAGGCGTTGGACCGCAATGGCGCGGGCTGTCGACACCGAGTTGGCTCGGCTGGAGCGGGGTTACCGAATGGCTCGGCCGAACTGCTTGGTGCCGGGGTCCGGATCCGGCTACACCCCGGATGGGGTCGGCCTCGTCTGGTCGGTGCGGGGCGACTCGACTCTGATCGAGCTGAGCATCGAAGCGCGCGCGCGAGCGGCTGGGCGGGTCCTGGTCGACAGCGTCCGTACCAGGGTGAGCTGCCGATGA
- a CDS encoding prepilin-type N-terminal cleavage/methylation domain-containing protein, whose translation MIARRGVTLVELLVAVVVAAVLLTMAIRVQVAAERSGRSRLERLAATASLRTAAKLVRWEWAGLGSDSVAGPDYAVLGAGRVAYRGQTGLLAVCRLSGDTLTVDPTQLGAWRQRLPVSGRDSLLIYLPGDSASRLDAWLPAAVASGPEVAACPGGAVGARYRIVPAAYSEPVPEATVARSFEPLELRAYNSAGSWQLGQVGTASGGVVQPALGPLAPGGFEIVPAGATGLEVRIRLLTGRETAVGPGVVPRAGDSLALALRLVNVP comes from the coding sequence ATGATCGCGAGACGTGGGGTGACCCTGGTCGAACTGCTGGTCGCGGTCGTCGTCGCTGCGGTGCTGCTCACCATGGCCATTCGGGTTCAGGTGGCAGCGGAGCGGAGCGGACGGAGCCGGTTGGAACGCCTTGCCGCCACCGCATCGCTGCGCACTGCCGCCAAACTGGTTCGCTGGGAGTGGGCCGGGCTCGGGTCTGACTCGGTGGCGGGGCCGGATTACGCGGTCCTGGGCGCCGGGCGTGTCGCCTACCGGGGCCAGACGGGGTTGCTTGCCGTCTGTCGACTCAGCGGCGACACCCTGACCGTCGACCCGACGCAACTCGGCGCCTGGCGCCAACGGCTGCCTGTCAGCGGCAGGGACAGTCTCCTCATCTATCTCCCCGGTGATTCCGCGAGCCGGCTCGATGCCTGGCTGCCGGCGGCCGTTGCCTCAGGTCCCGAGGTGGCTGCTTGCCCCGGAGGCGCAGTCGGGGCTCGTTACCGGATTGTCCCCGCCGCGTACTCAGAGCCTGTTCCGGAGGCGACCGTTGCACGGAGCTTCGAGCCGCTCGAGTTGCGTGCCTACAACTCAGCGGGCTCCTGGCAACTCGGCCAGGTTGGTACGGCCTCGGGCGGAGTTGTTCAGCCGGCGCTCGGACCGCTGGCCCCTGGCGGGTTCGAGATCGTGCCCGCTGGTGCCACAGGACTCGAAGTGCGGATTCGGTTGCTGACCGGGCGGGAGACCGCGGTTGGACCCGGCGTCGTTCCCCGAGCGGGCGACAGTCTCGCCCTCGCGTTGCGTCTCGTCAACGTACCATGA
- the pilM gene encoding type IV pilus assembly protein PilM: MALFNRTRTTVGLDIGSGLIKLAVISHGSGEPVLSKVAMATVVDDAIVEGEVMDPGIVSEAIRNLFAEAGIKPKNVVTAVGGRDVIIKKIPMDRMKETEARELIRWEAEQHVPFDMDNVELDFQILDPESEGLQMSVLLVAAKRELVETKVSLLKDIGVDPSVIDVDAFALHNAFEVNYPEAMKGVVGLVNIGHEVTNVNILEEGVPVLTRDLPIGTRRFREDLQRERGLSSDEAAKLLQGFEVSDVLTPFLQSRGEELAVGIERAAAFLQTSNRSTAGLSRLFLSGGGARIPGLAKVLGDRLKLPVQLANPIERIQVADGVFDQLNVDEVAPLLMLPVGLALRQAA; this comes from the coding sequence ATGGCACTGTTTAACCGCACCCGAACCACGGTCGGTCTCGATATCGGGAGCGGCCTCATCAAGCTCGCGGTGATCTCGCATGGCTCCGGTGAACCGGTGCTTTCGAAGGTTGCCATGGCGACTGTCGTCGATGACGCCATCGTCGAAGGCGAAGTGATGGACCCGGGCATCGTGTCCGAGGCGATCCGGAACCTCTTCGCTGAGGCCGGGATCAAGCCGAAGAACGTGGTGACTGCGGTTGGCGGGCGGGACGTGATCATCAAAAAGATCCCGATGGATCGGATGAAGGAAACCGAAGCGCGCGAGTTGATTCGCTGGGAAGCGGAGCAGCACGTGCCGTTCGACATGGATAACGTCGAACTCGACTTCCAGATTCTCGATCCCGAGTCTGAAGGTCTGCAGATGTCGGTGCTGCTGGTCGCGGCCAAGCGGGAACTGGTCGAAACCAAGGTGTCGCTGCTCAAGGACATCGGGGTCGACCCGTCGGTCATCGATGTCGATGCCTTTGCCCTCCACAACGCCTTCGAGGTCAACTACCCGGAAGCGATGAAGGGTGTGGTCGGGCTGGTCAACATCGGCCACGAGGTTACCAACGTCAACATTCTCGAAGAGGGCGTTCCGGTGCTGACGCGCGACCTGCCGATCGGCACGCGGCGGTTCCGCGAAGATCTGCAGCGGGAACGCGGCCTCTCGTCCGATGAAGCTGCCAAGCTGCTCCAGGGTTTTGAAGTCTCGGATGTGCTGACGCCGTTCCTGCAGAGCCGGGGTGAAGAGCTCGCGGTCGGCATCGAACGGGCTGCGGCCTTCCTGCAGACATCCAACCGGTCCACGGCCGGTCTGAGCCGCCTCTTTCTCTCGGGTGGTGGCGCGCGGATTCCGGGACTTGCCAAGGTGCTGGGTGATCGGCTCAAGCTGCCGGTCCAGCTCGCCAATCCGATCGAACGGATCCAGGTAGCCGACGGAGTGTTCGATCAGTTGAACGTGGATGAAGTCGCCCCGCTGCTCATGCTGCCCGTGGGCTTGGCGCTGCGGCAGGCAGCCTGA
- a CDS encoding PilN domain-containing protein, which produces MIAINLKPGAKRARAASPVAGVLAGLKSAGQKIKDPYRLAALAVSVAWLGYVAVAQLTTSSELADLEPKLEQARAEHQRFRAFLGEKRRLESVRDSIQAQIRTINTVDGERYVWPRILDEVARAVPPYTWLTDVQTVSVAAAAPVADSAAAVAPPVQVSISGRTVDIQGYTRLLRQLEDSPYLSEVTAVSANTILERERAVTAFVLRATYQRPTAPSRATGQGEANAPGTTTVAQRED; this is translated from the coding sequence ATGATTGCAATCAATCTCAAGCCGGGTGCGAAACGAGCCCGCGCGGCGTCGCCCGTTGCGGGCGTGCTCGCGGGGCTCAAGAGTGCCGGCCAGAAGATCAAGGATCCCTACCGTCTGGCTGCGCTGGCGGTGAGCGTCGCCTGGCTCGGCTACGTGGCGGTTGCTCAGCTCACCACCTCGAGCGAACTGGCCGACCTCGAACCGAAGCTCGAGCAGGCGCGGGCCGAGCATCAGCGCTTCCGGGCGTTCCTGGGCGAAAAGCGCCGGCTCGAGTCGGTTCGTGATTCGATCCAGGCGCAGATCCGGACCATCAATACGGTGGACGGCGAGCGTTACGTCTGGCCGCGAATCCTCGACGAGGTCGCGCGGGCGGTGCCTCCGTACACCTGGCTCACGGACGTCCAGACTGTGTCTGTCGCGGCGGCTGCGCCGGTGGCCGATTCGGCCGCAGCGGTTGCGCCGCCGGTTCAGGTCTCCATCAGCGGGCGGACTGTCGACATCCAAGGGTACACCCGCTTGCTGCGGCAGCTCGAGGATTCGCCCTATCTGAGCGAAGTCACCGCGGTCTCGGCCAACACGATACTCGAGCGGGAGCGGGCCGTTACCGCCTTCGTTCTGCGAGCGACCTACCAGCGTCCCACGGCCCCGTCGCGGGCCACCGGGCAGGGTGAGGCCAACGCTCCGGGGACCACCACCGTCGCCCAGCGGGAGGACTGA
- the pilO gene encoding type 4a pilus biogenesis protein PilO, with translation MALLDNPKAAPLLGVVFAGLIGYMFYSGEAVSAIGVQGVPVKQEQVKMVQDSITMLEAQTDSVKRDLARGTIEELKTRIESNRSTLSLLRQLVPERNEVPNLLDDISTRAKIRGVDLAQVVPQPVVAGPAPFDTYSYNLAVVGRYDQIGEFLSDIASLRRIIVPYDLTVASAQAAHARALGDTTRAVLEARFQIRTYVKGQAATPEGGHNGR, from the coding sequence ATGGCTCTACTCGACAATCCCAAAGCCGCTCCGCTGCTCGGCGTCGTCTTTGCCGGCCTGATCGGATACATGTTCTACTCCGGCGAGGCGGTCAGCGCCATCGGGGTGCAGGGCGTGCCCGTCAAGCAGGAGCAGGTCAAGATGGTGCAGGACTCGATCACCATGCTCGAGGCCCAGACCGACAGCGTCAAGCGCGATCTGGCGCGCGGCACCATCGAGGAACTGAAGACACGGATCGAATCGAACCGAAGCACCCTGTCGCTGCTCCGTCAGCTGGTGCCCGAGCGGAACGAGGTCCCCAACCTGCTCGACGACATCTCGACCCGCGCCAAGATTCGCGGGGTCGACCTGGCGCAGGTGGTTCCGCAGCCGGTGGTCGCGGGTCCCGCTCCGTTCGATACCTACAGCTATAACCTTGCCGTGGTCGGCCGCTACGATCAGATCGGCGAGTTCCTTTCGGACATTGCGAGCCTGCGTCGGATCATCGTTCCCTATGATCTGACCGTCGCGTCTGCGCAGGCGGCACACGCGCGGGCGCTGGGCGACACCACCCGCGCAGTACTCGAGGCGCGGTTTCAGATTCGGACCTACGTGAAGGGCCAGGCGGCAACGCCGGAAGGAGGCCACAATGGCCGCTAG
- a CDS encoding AMIN domain-containing protein, whose translation MRFSSWSVMAAAVLTLGGVPVSRAAVPSGEVRAVSLRSVEGGAELAIRIQGAVSVTDMTLRDPARIVLDLRGATLPSDIRDQYDGVNRAGVIGMRVRQFSDEVVRVVLVMDRMKPYTVIRGEDEVRVAFGSDQAFVAWSTGSMLAAAALPPVVAPPVAGRTVAAQIVEPDTEEVSVRPAVATADAPAERTLSRVARPSVFSPAVMMQEPRLTVSWDNASIQDVVSGFQAISGRSIILGKNIDARVTAEIRDKPWPDAFKAILGAYGLSVQEVEGGILRVDAPETLAAIDSLEPLETAVVKINYASAGELVETVKSVMPMGSRSRVVADTGSNSLIITGPRSTVPNVRDFVTGLDIRPAQIAIQAKIIFVDRTDVEQLGFKYDLGSGSQFYNRLIQRPDPTSDGEPYAPGVNIVDLGGNAISAIGNADATIQSAALDLTYSIALGGFTLTSFLNALERVDLTDVQTEPIITTKDNKKATLLVGEEIPVRVVDASSIGGGPGQVARATVQWKEVGIKLDVTPHVTNNRQIVLNIETERSAVKQLSAADLGFSIDKQYTKNEILVGDGETAVIGGLTVTTVTRARTGIPLLSSLPLLGSLFSFTSNTENRKDLIILVTPRIVDDQGR comes from the coding sequence ATGAGGTTCAGTTCCTGGTCGGTCATGGCGGCCGCCGTGTTGACGTTGGGTGGCGTGCCGGTCTCTCGGGCAGCGGTGCCGAGTGGTGAAGTCCGCGCGGTCAGCCTTCGGTCCGTCGAAGGCGGCGCCGAGTTGGCAATTCGGATCCAGGGCGCCGTGTCTGTCACTGACATGACACTGAGAGATCCGGCGCGTATCGTCCTCGATCTGCGAGGCGCCACGCTTCCGTCCGACATCCGAGATCAGTACGACGGCGTCAACCGGGCCGGTGTCATCGGCATGCGCGTGCGCCAATTCAGCGACGAGGTCGTCCGGGTCGTGCTCGTGATGGATCGGATGAAGCCCTACACGGTCATCCGCGGCGAGGACGAGGTCCGGGTTGCCTTCGGGTCCGATCAGGCCTTTGTCGCCTGGTCGACCGGGTCGATGCTGGCAGCGGCGGCTTTGCCACCGGTGGTGGCGCCGCCGGTCGCGGGTCGCACGGTTGCCGCGCAGATCGTCGAGCCGGACACCGAAGAAGTCTCGGTTCGTCCCGCCGTGGCCACCGCTGACGCACCGGCCGAGCGGACGCTGTCCCGCGTGGCCCGCCCGTCGGTCTTCTCGCCAGCCGTGATGATGCAGGAGCCTCGCCTGACGGTCAGCTGGGACAACGCCAGCATCCAGGACGTCGTCTCGGGCTTCCAGGCCATCAGCGGTCGGTCCATCATCCTCGGCAAAAACATCGACGCCCGGGTTACCGCCGAAATTCGGGACAAGCCATGGCCCGATGCTTTCAAGGCGATTCTGGGCGCGTACGGCCTCTCGGTTCAGGAAGTCGAAGGCGGCATCCTTCGGGTCGATGCGCCGGAAACGCTGGCAGCCATCGATTCGCTCGAGCCGCTGGAAACCGCGGTCGTCAAGATCAACTATGCCAGCGCGGGTGAACTGGTCGAGACGGTCAAGAGCGTGATGCCGATGGGTTCGCGCTCGCGGGTGGTTGCCGATACGGGCAGCAACTCTCTGATCATCACCGGACCGCGCTCGACCGTGCCGAACGTACGTGATTTCGTGACCGGTCTCGACATTCGCCCGGCCCAGATCGCGATCCAGGCGAAGATCATCTTCGTCGATCGGACCGACGTCGAGCAGCTCGGCTTCAAGTACGATCTCGGATCCGGATCGCAGTTCTACAACCGGCTGATTCAGCGCCCTGATCCGACCTCGGATGGCGAGCCGTACGCGCCTGGCGTCAATATCGTAGACCTTGGCGGCAATGCCATCTCGGCCATCGGTAACGCCGACGCGACGATTCAGTCCGCTGCGCTCGACCTGACCTATTCGATTGCGCTCGGCGGGTTTACCCTGACGAGTTTCCTCAATGCGCTCGAGCGGGTCGACCTGACCGACGTGCAGACCGAGCCGATCATTACCACCAAGGACAACAAGAAGGCGACCTTGCTGGTTGGTGAAGAGATTCCGGTCCGCGTCGTCGACGCGAGTTCGATCGGCGGCGGCCCGGGCCAGGTCGCACGGGCAACCGTGCAGTGGAAAGAAGTCGGCATCAAGCTCGACGTCACGCCGCATGTCACCAACAATCGGCAGATCGTCCTCAACATCGAGACCGAGCGTTCCGCGGTGAAGCAGCTCTCGGCCGCCGATCTTGGCTTCAGCATCGACAAGCAGTACACCAAGAACGAAATCCTGGTTGGCGACGGCGAGACCGCGGTCATCGGCGGCCTGACGGTCACCACCGTAACCCGCGCCAGGACGGGAATTCCGCTGCTGTCGAGCCTGCCGCTGCTGGGCAGCCTGTTCAGCTTCACGTCGAACACCGAGAACCGGAAGGACCTGATCATCCTGGTCACGCCGCGTATCGTGGACGACCAGGGTCGGTAA
- the aroC gene encoding chorismate synthase: MHFRFTTAGESHGKAFVATVEGVPAGLELEAGWVNRDLARRMQGHGRGARMKIEADAIEFLAGVRAGQTLGSPIAMLIPNRDWDNWVDVMAAEGAGEVRRRRVTRPRPGHADLVGVLKYDRIDARDILERASARETVARVAAGAVAKRLLDQCGVRVGSHVVSLGGVRCAGPDRLPEDLNAAADASPVRVLDPVAEREIITVIDAAKKAGDTLGGEVEVVVTGLPVGLGSHVAWDRKLDGRLAGILMAIPAVKGVEIGLGFEAARRPGSEVHDPIAAPEPRHLDRRGGFTRATNRAGGLEGGITTGEPLVIRVAKKPIATLMSPLATVDLLTGKPAQAASERSDVTAVPALGVIAESMVAVVLADAMLEKFGGDSMGELERNLESYLAGLGRRWSPPDS, translated from the coding sequence ATGCACTTCCGTTTTACGACTGCAGGGGAATCCCACGGGAAGGCGTTTGTCGCCACCGTCGAAGGGGTGCCAGCCGGGCTCGAACTCGAGGCTGGCTGGGTCAATCGCGACCTCGCCCGCCGGATGCAGGGCCATGGCCGCGGCGCCCGGATGAAGATCGAGGCTGATGCAATCGAGTTCCTGGCAGGCGTCAGGGCAGGGCAGACCCTCGGGTCGCCGATTGCGATGCTGATTCCAAACCGCGACTGGGACAACTGGGTCGACGTGATGGCCGCCGAAGGCGCCGGAGAGGTCCGCCGCCGGCGGGTGACCCGACCGCGCCCCGGCCATGCGGACCTGGTGGGCGTTCTCAAGTATGACCGGATCGACGCCAGGGACATCCTCGAGCGCGCCAGTGCCCGGGAAACGGTCGCCCGGGTCGCGGCCGGCGCCGTTGCAAAGCGGCTGCTCGATCAGTGCGGCGTTCGGGTCGGCAGCCACGTGGTCTCGCTCGGCGGGGTTCGCTGCGCAGGTCCGGACCGGCTGCCCGAGGATCTCAATGCTGCAGCCGATGCCTCGCCGGTCCGGGTGCTCGATCCGGTTGCCGAGCGCGAGATCATCACGGTGATCGACGCCGCCAAGAAGGCCGGCGACACCCTCGGTGGCGAGGTCGAGGTGGTGGTGACGGGGCTGCCCGTCGGGCTGGGCAGTCATGTCGCCTGGGACCGCAAGCTCGACGGCCGACTGGCCGGCATTCTGATGGCCATTCCAGCGGTGAAAGGCGTCGAGATCGGGTTGGGCTTCGAAGCTGCCCGGCGTCCGGGTTCCGAAGTCCACGATCCGATTGCCGCCCCCGAGCCGCGCCATCTCGATCGTCGCGGCGGATTTACGCGGGCAACCAATCGTGCCGGCGGTCTCGAAGGCGGCATCACAACCGGAGAACCGCTGGTGATTCGCGTCGCCAAGAAACCGATTGCCACGCTGATGAGCCCGCTTGCTACGGTCGACCTGCTGACCGGCAAACCGGCCCAGGCCGCCAGCGAGCGTTCAGATGTGACGGCCGTCCCGGCGCTTGGCGTTATTGCCGAGAGCATGGTCGCGGTCGTGCTGGCGGACGCGATGCTGGAAAAGTTCGGGGGCGATTCGATGGGCGAGTTGGAACGGAACCTCGAGAGCTATCTGGCCGGGCTCGGTCGCCGCTGGTCTCCGCCGGATTCGTGA
- a CDS encoding shikimate kinase codes for MHLVLIGLPGAGKSTVGRLLAERLGTHWTDIDPLLERATGQTVGELFESEGEPAFRVREHRAVVEALRLPPHVITPGGGWAAQPGNLASVGVQAFVVHLAVDPDEAAARLADDRARPLLAGGDRRARLASLARERLPWYRQAQAEIDVTGVAADAVADTLLGLARARAGWP; via the coding sequence GTGCATCTGGTGCTGATCGGGCTGCCTGGAGCCGGGAAGTCGACGGTGGGGCGCCTCCTCGCCGAGCGGCTCGGGACCCATTGGACCGACATCGACCCCCTGCTCGAGCGGGCAACCGGGCAGACGGTCGGCGAGCTCTTCGAGTCCGAGGGCGAACCGGCATTCCGCGTCCGCGAGCACCGAGCCGTGGTCGAAGCGCTCCGGTTGCCGCCGCACGTGATCACCCCGGGCGGAGGATGGGCGGCGCAGCCCGGCAATCTCGCGTCGGTAGGCGTGCAGGCATTCGTCGTGCACCTTGCCGTCGACCCCGACGAGGCGGCGGCACGCCTGGCGGACGATCGCGCTCGCCCGCTCCTGGCCGGAGGTGATCGCCGGGCCCGGCTTGCCTCGTTGGCACGGGAGCGGCTGCCCTGGTATCGGCAGGCTCAGGCGGAGATCGACGTCACCGGGGTGGCCGCGGACGCCGTTGCCGACACCCTGCTCGGCCTGGCGCGGGCCCGCGCCGGGTGGCCATGA
- the trmFO gene encoding methylenetetrahydrofolate--tRNA-(uracil(54)-C(5))-methyltransferase (FADH(2)-oxidizing) TrmFO, which translates to MSLRATVIGGGLAGSEAAWALAERGVEVTLHEMRPAVSTPAHQTGKLAELVCSNSFKSVETVNAHGLLKAELRSLGSLLLTAADLARVPGGAALVVDREIFSDEVDRRIRAHPKITVVAGEATELPRPGVVATGPLTSDALASAIADELGTGALAFYDAIAPIVSAESLDHEVLYAMSRYGKGDGDDYLNAPMSADQYAAFLTALSSGDQFTAHEFDQVPYFEGCLPVEEMASRGPETLRFGPMKPVGLRDPRTGRIPHAVVQLRREDRAGQMWNLVGFQTRLRIPEQQRVFRMIPGLERAEFLRYGSIHRNAYVNSPGALGPGLTRGAEQPVFFAGQLTGVEGYTESLGTGIMAGINLHRVLTGQPIAVPPPTTMLGGLYRYLAEADPKHFQPMNANFGLLDPFETAVKKADRRAALVERAERDFAAWREGL; encoded by the coding sequence ATGAGTCTCCGCGCGACGGTGATCGGTGGCGGCCTGGCCGGCTCGGAGGCCGCCTGGGCGCTGGCCGAGCGTGGCGTCGAGGTTACCCTCCACGAAATGCGCCCGGCAGTGTCGACCCCTGCGCACCAGACGGGAAAGCTGGCCGAGCTGGTCTGCAGCAACTCCTTCAAGTCGGTCGAGACCGTCAACGCCCACGGGTTGCTCAAGGCGGAGCTGCGGTCGCTGGGCAGTCTGCTGCTGACCGCGGCAGACCTGGCCCGAGTGCCAGGCGGCGCCGCCCTGGTGGTGGATCGCGAGATCTTCTCTGACGAGGTCGATCGCCGGATCCGGGCGCATCCGAAGATCACCGTGGTTGCCGGCGAAGCAACCGAGCTGCCGCGCCCCGGCGTCGTCGCGACCGGTCCGCTTACCTCCGACGCGCTGGCATCGGCCATTGCCGACGAGCTGGGCACTGGTGCGCTCGCGTTCTACGACGCGATTGCCCCGATCGTCTCGGCCGAGAGCCTCGATCACGAGGTGCTGTACGCTATGTCGCGCTACGGCAAGGGCGACGGCGACGACTATCTCAACGCGCCGATGTCCGCTGATCAGTATGCGGCCTTCCTCACGGCGCTGAGCAGTGGTGATCAGTTCACTGCACATGAGTTCGATCAGGTGCCGTACTTCGAAGGATGCCTGCCCGTGGAGGAAATGGCCTCCCGTGGTCCGGAAACCCTGCGCTTCGGGCCGATGAAGCCCGTCGGACTGCGTGATCCGCGAACCGGGAGGATTCCTCACGCGGTGGTTCAGTTGCGCCGGGAGGACCGGGCCGGCCAGATGTGGAATCTGGTCGGCTTCCAGACCAGGCTGCGCATTCCCGAGCAGCAGCGCGTCTTCCGGATGATACCGGGACTCGAGCGCGCCGAGTTCCTCCGCTATGGCAGCATCCACCGCAACGCCTACGTCAACAGTCCTGGCGCACTCGGCCCTGGTCTGACTCGTGGTGCGGAGCAGCCGGTGTTCTTTGCGGGGCAGCTCACCGGGGTCGAGGGATACACCGAGTCGCTTGGCACCGGAATCATGGCGGGGATCAACCTGCACCGGGTGCTGACCGGGCAGCCGATCGCCGTGCCGCCACCAACCACCATGCTTGGCGGTCTTTACCGCTACCTGGCCGAGGCGGATCCGAAGCACTTCCAGCCGATGAACGCCAATTTCGGCCTGCTCGATCCGTTCGAGACCGCCGTCAAGAAGGCCGATCGCCGGGCAGCCCTGGTCGAGCGGGCGGAGCGGGACTTTGCCGCGTGGCGGGAGGGATTGTGA